The stretch of DNA AAATAATAAAAGGAGATGTTAAGAGGGAAGATCTAATAATATTTGAGACAATTGGGAAGGAGGAGGAGAGGTTTGAGAGGATGACGAAGGGCCTTAGGGTCTCGACATGGTTGAAAGCGGAGAAAGGGATAGAGGTACATAGAGGCCAGGTCCTCAGAATAATAATAGTTAAAGGACCTGGAAGCGTGACAGAAAGAGCTAGACCCGCAGAATTCTTTGATGTTAATGACGCGGATCTAGATTATTACTTGAACTTGTTCGATCAAGTTATTGAGAGGACACTCTCCCCCTTGAGGGTCCGGGAAGTTAAGAAGAGTGGATTAGAGGAATGGTTCTGATCAGACCTTGAGGAACTTGAGCGGTAGATTGGATACTTGTTTCTTCGTATACGGTCTATTTATTGGTAAGACCTCTTTCCTCTCCTCCTCAGCTCTCGGCCTGACTATACCCAAGTAGACGGCGCAACTCACACAGTAGTACCTAGTCTCAAGTCTCTTGGAGATATAAGCCCCTTGCCTCTCTAGATCCTTCCCCAAGCTCCCGCCTACCGGGGATGTCCATCTAGTCACCTTGATCGCTTTATCAGCAGGTATAACCCTCCCGCATTGTGTACATTGAACGGTCCTCTCGTGACCAGAGCCTCCTAACTTCCTACCCCTGTTCTTTCTCTTTTTCGGCATACCATCACCCACGGTAGTACATCACCTCCAGAATAAAAGGTTTCCTCAAGGAAGGTGTGATCACTACAGGAGCGGTGAGGAGAACTAATATAAATATGGGAGAATTTTTATTTAAGAGAGCTCAGTAAGATCTTCCTATCCAACACCTATGTCTAGCCTCATCGCCACAAACAATACACTTCTCCCCTCTGCCCTTCAGAGCATCCTCCTCATACCCTAGGAGACCGTAGCCACCCTTCTCCTCGACTTCATGAGCACACTCCTCTTTACCACACCATGCAAAAGACACTACCTTAGTTTTGACGTTCTCTACGAGCTCCTCCATACTCCTAGCATAGAATATCCTCTCCTTAAAGTAACTCCATGCCTGCTCTGAGAGAACTCTCTCAATATCCCTCAAGATCTCAGGGATCCTCTCATTTAATTCATCGAAGGGTACCGTCTCCCTCTCCATCTTATCTCTCCTGAATATTGTGACTTCTCTCCTCTCTAATTCATTCCTCCCGATCTCTATCCTAATGGGGACGCCTTTCATCTCCCACTTATAGAACTTATAGCCCGGTCTCTCCTCGCCATCATCCAGATGGACCCTGAAGTTCCTCTCTAGTGCGGACTTCACTTCCCTCGAGTACTCCAGTATCCTCTCCTCATAGTCTCTCGTTGGGATGGGCACTATGACTATCTGTATAGGTGCTATCTTCGGAGGGAGCCTCAAGCCCCTATTATCCCCGTGTATTGCTATAACGGCAGCGAGCGACCTCTCCGATATCCCGAAGGATGTAGTATTGACGTTCTTCCTCTTCCCATCCTCATCCATGTAAGTTAGATCGTAAGTCCTTGCGAATAGATCACCGAAGTTTATCGCACTCCCTAGCTCCAAAGCCTTACCATCAGGCATTATCGTGACTATATCGTAGTTGTAAAGAGCCCCGGGGAAGGTGTCCCATGGTAACGTCTTGACTACTATGTAGGGGATGAGGAGCTCATCGTAGAAACTCTTGTATATCCAGACCTCCAAATTAACTTGTTCAACAGCTTCTTCATATGTCGCATGGAATGTATGACCCTCCTTGAAGAACGCAACTTCCCTAACTCTCAACATAGGTCTCGTGGCCTTAGTCTCGTACCTGTAGATAGGGACTATTTGATAGATCCTTATTGGGAGGTCCCTGTAGCTACTTATCCATTTAGAGAGGACCTCATACATTATAGCCTCACTAGTGGGTCTGAGAGCGAGCTTCTCAGGGGCATCCTGTCTTCCGAGTTTAGTTATCCAGAACACGGAATCCTGAAAACCTTTTATAAACCTAAACTCCCTACTGAGGACGCTTTCAGGGATTATCGAAGGGAAATATACTCTCTTATGTCCAGTTTGTCTTAGGAGCCTCTCCATTATATTCATTATATTTTCCATGATCTCGTATCCATAGGGGAGCCAGACATAAACCCCCTTCACGGGGTACCTCTCATCTAATATCTCTGACTTGAAGATCACTTCATCGAACCATCTAGAGAAGTCCTCCTCCTTAGGTACGACTTCATATGCCTCTCTCTCCGACATAGTACCACCTTATCACTTTCGATTACTGAGCCCCATTGCTCTTAAAAAATCTGATCTCTCCATGAACCTTAAGATATTGAACCTGATTCCCGGGCTCTCCTCCTCGAGCTCCTCCACCATCCTCATATAGGGATCTCGGACCTCATGCCTAGAGCCTCCACAGAGGGCTGATAATTCTTCAACCGGTATCTCGATGAAAGGAGCGATAAAATTGCTTAACTCATCCAGGAGAAGGTAAAGCCTACCGGAGATTATTAGGAAATCTGGGGAGCCAGTGAATATCGACCTCAGGAGTAGAGAGACAGCATCATCAAGGATCAAGGGGAGAACTACCTTTTCCCTCGAGAACATGAGCTTCCTCGATGCTTCTCGGAGTAAGTCAACTATTTCATCCCTAGATTTGAAATCTAGATACATCGAACTTACTTTGACTGGAAATTTAGACTCCATCTCCATGAAGAGATCGAAGAGAGTCTCCGCATAAGGCAGTCTTGTCCTCAAGAATAATATGTTATCTTCTCTCGATAATAAGTTATACTTACTGACAGCACGCCTCATGCGGCTCAATAAGGAATCCCTCAGACAGCTCTTACACAGACTCCCCCCTGAGTACTTCCTGATCAATACTACATCAGGGGATCCGCACCTCGAGCATACCATGTTTTTAGGGGAATCCACCATCTACATCGAGTGTACGAATCATTCAATATAAAGCCTGAGGGAGAGGAGGTCTACGATGAGGAGAGATGGGAGTTGCTGAGGAGGAAGAGGGATAGAGGAGCTCATGTCCTGAGGGTCCTGAGGAAAATCGGTATCGTTGGATTCGTTTACGGGAGTGTCGCGAGGGGTGATGTGAGGAAGGAGAGTGATATCGATGTAATAATATTAGATTATTCCCTCCCCCTGTCCTTCATAGAGGATGTACTCTCTAGTGAGTTGGGCAACCCCTATTACAGGGAGATAGTTCAAGCATCGCCTAAGAGCGTACCAAAGTACCATATACACTTCGATGAGGAACTCGTCGTCTCCATCCCTCTGAGCTTCTTGAGGAGAAGTGAGAGGGAGTTCTATGATTTCGGCGGTAAAGTAAGTTTGGAGGAAATAGAGGGAGATATCAGGAAGCCCGGAGTGAATAAAGAGCTGAAACTCATTTTTCCAGTGGAAACCGGTCACTTAGTACTCCCTGTCATTGGTTATGAGAGCATCGCAGCGAGGATACTGGGTGTCGATGAGGGGATCGTTAAGGAAAGAATAACTATCTTGACTAAAAGGAGAGCCGTTGGAAAGACTGGTTTGTACGCATGCTATAGGCTCTTACCCACTGAAACAGTGGAAGAGGCTCTCCTCAAGCTGAAGGGCGTCAAGAGATGGTTGGATGAGAGATTGAGTAGAGAACTCTGATATCCAAAATTCCTCACAGATAGTGTCAGAGAGTCCTCGGTTTATTAGGTCCCTCTCTATTGAGTTATGTACCGAATGGAGTATACCTGATAATCTCTGAGAATATTAATAAGTGGAAAATTTACACGATTTCAAATCCGGTACCTGAGTTTAGCTGCTATTCCGCCTATAGCATCTAGCTTCTCCCCCGGTTCACTCATCGAGTTTATTATCCTGAATTCAGCTCTCGTCCTCTCACACCCCTCGATGAGTGAGAATACCCTCTCCCTCATATCGGGATCGAAGAATATCGAGGCTGAGATGAGGACAATCTCAGCAGCACCTCTATTCACTGCTTCAAGTACTTCTTCAACTCCATAAGTTACCAAATCAGAATTCTTCGATAGTAGTTCAAATATCTCCTCAACAGCAGCCATATCTCTGTAAAGATCGAGTTCCCTCAGCACTTTATCTGCTTCCCCTCTCCTTATCATTTCCAGCACCCCTGAGAATGTGGCATTACTCGCATCCCCTTCCCTCATCTTCTCCCCCATCTCCGGGTCCTTCGCTCTCGCGTAGGAAAGGAACCTCTCTTTGAAGAAACCGGGTCCTCCTATCACTATCGCTTTAGGTTTGATCTTAGAGTAAAGCTCCCTCAAAGTATCTAAAACTTCCGAGAAGTACCTCCTCTCCTCCCCCTCCCTTCCCTTAGCATCGATCTTAGATGGTAATCTCGACCTTATGTAAGTGATTTCTTCGACCCTCATAGAGTCTGCTCTCGCTATAGTAGCCCCTTCATCATCCATAGCTACTAGGAGAATCTCTCCCCTCTCCGACATACTCTCAGCTCTCTTCAGTATCTCTAAGTGAGTTTTCTTCCATTCTTTCTTTACTATCGTTAAAGAAGATCCTTCATCAACAGAGAAAGTATGATGTTGTCCCTGAATTCCGAACTTATCAGGACCAACTCTCACGACCCCGGATATCCTCAGCCTCAGTGAATATGGATCCAGCTTCACTTTATCGACCTCTATAGTCAGTATCATAGGGATTCTCTCACCGCTATCAGCTCTTATTCCCTCTTGCTTCACTCTTCTAGATGTTTTCATAGTAATGAGATCTCCTCTCTCGATTATAGAGGCTAGCCAATAGATGTCATTTAAGTTATCTACTCTAAGCTTAATCAAGCCCTTCTTGAGGTCCTCCTCTAATATCCTCACTTCATTCACCTATCACTGGATCGTGTATATCGCGAGACCCGCGCCCTTCCTCACGATATCCTTAGCGACATTCCCGACTATCGCCTTAACACCGATCTCATAAGCCTTATCGACTATCCTCTGAGTGACTACCCTATCATATACTATGTACCTCACGCCCTTAGATTCATTCAGTTCATTCAGGAGTTCTGCGACTGAAGTCTCCTTGAGGACCCTTAGATTCTCATCCAAGAGGAGGACTTTATCTGTATTCATGACTCTCTCATAGAATCCCCTGAACATCTCTGGTATCCTGATCATCCTCCCATTTATCTCCTTTGGTCTCATTTCATACACCTCATGTTGGATACTGAGTCTAGCTCTAGGTGGGGATATCCCGAGCTCTCTTCTCACTTCATCTGCTGGGACAGCTGATGAGAGAGCTTTCCTTATCTCCTTAGCAGTCAGTTCCTCTACTACTTTCCCCTCAGGTGCTCTAGCTACATAATCTATATCTGTTTGCTCTAAAAGAGTCCTTAGGACCATTTCGCCACCTCTATCTCCATCCACGAAAGCTATAGCCTCCTTCTCTTCTATCAATTTCTCTAGAGATTTAGGAACTCTTTCCAAAGCCCCTCCCATAGCTATCACATTATCGAAACCGTACTTAAGTAAGTTCATGACATCAGCCCTTCCCTCCACTACTATTATCTCAGATGCTTCCTCTATCCCTCTGCCAGCCGGTAATTGCTCTTCCCCATAGAGTATGAAGTTGGACTTAGCGCTCTCCCTCTCTACGAATTCTATTAATCTCCTGAGACTATCCTCTTTCTCTATTGACCAACTCTTTAATATTTCAGCAGCCCTTCTCGCTATATCATTCCTCTTCTCTTCTCTCTCATCCACTATCTTTATGAGCTTGAAACTTGCTTGATATGGACCCACTTTGTCGATCGTTTCCATAGCTGCAACTAGGAGGGCCGTTCTCACCTTATCTAGCCCTGAATATAGTTCAACTATACCTTTTGAGCCTTCGCCCTCTCTTCTCAGCCTTATATTTATCCTCCCAATTTTTCCAGTCCTTTGAAGGTCTTTAAGCTCTAATTCAGGACCTAGAAGACCCTCTAGCTGCCCGAATATTGCTCCTATGACATCACTAGTCTCTACAACACCATTTACCGATACTTCAAGCTTAGCAATATATTTGGGATGCGTAGCCTCCTTCTTACTCTCCATAAAGCTAATCCTCCCCCTTAAACACAATGTCCGCCCGCCAACTAGTCCCCAGAGGTCACCGATCAGCCCACGCTTTCCTCTCTACCTCCGGGGTCATCTGGTGGCGGGCGGTATTAATACGTCACTTGTCGCTAAATATAATCTCTTCGCTCCCCCATATGGTAACGCTTAATAATGATCAATACCCCAATTTGAGGATCTGTATGGGGACAGTGAGGGAGAGAGCTATAAAGAGAGTGGCATACAAGCTCGTTAAACAGTACCCCGATTTATGGACCGAGGACTTCGAGCATAATAAGAGGGTCCTATCTCAGATAGCCGAGATAAAATCTAAAGTGTACAGGAATAGAATAGCTGGTTATATAACGAGATTGAAGGTCAGAGAGAGGCAGGGGACTCTCGTATGATTCGATAATACTTCCTAAGATACTCATTTTCATCGATTTCATCTGTTTCAATAGTACTGTTTTTGAGGGATTGGACATCAGTATATGAGACCTAGAATGGATCCATCTGAACTTAAGGAGAAGATACTGAGTAGGAGCGCTAAAATATCTGTGATAGGTCAGGGGTACATAGGCCTTCCCCTAGCTCTACTATTAGCGGATTCAGGGTTCAGTGTGATAGGTTATGACGTTGACTCTAAGCTCATTGAGGAGTTATCTATCGGGATCACCAGGTTGAGAAATGAGAAAGGCGTTAGTGATCTTTTACTGAAGCACTTAGGATCTAGATACTTCCCATCGAGTGATCGGGGGAGATTGAAAGGATCCGACGTGATCATAGTAGCTGTCCCTACTCCGAGAGTCAATGGAAGTGCAGATCTCGGGATGCTGATGGATGCTATCGAGCTCGCATCTTCAACTATAAATAGAGGAGGCCTCATAGTAGTTGAGAGCACACTCCCTCCTAAGACTTTCGATATGCTGCTTGATGAGATAAGTAAAGCGGGCCTCAAGCCCGGGGAGGATGTATTCGTATCCTATTGCCCTGAGAGAGCGATGCCCGGGAAATTGATAGAAGAACTGATATCAAATTATAGGATAATTGGTGTAAAAGATCCCATATCTGCGGAATTATCAAAAATATTATATAGATGTTTCGTTAAGGGAGAGATAGAAGTAACAGATCCTCTCACCGCGGAGATAACTAAGCTCGTCGAGAACGCTTACAGGGATGTGAACATAGCTTTCGCTAATGAAGTAGCGAGGATATGTGAGGCCCTAGGCAGTGATGTAAGGAAGGTCAGGGAACTAGTCAACAAGCATCCTAGAGTGAATATGCTCTTACCTGGTATTGGAGTCGGTGGAAGTTGCCTCACAAAAGATCCTCTATTCCTATCATGGGTCTCAAGTGAGAATGGATATTCACCTGAGTTAATAAAGCTAGCTAGAGAGCTAAATGAATCTATGCCAGCTCACTACGCTATTCTAATAGATGACTTCATCAAATGGAAGAATTCTGGGAGCGGAACTATATGCGTCCTCGGCGTGACTTACAAAGGAGATGTTGCTGATACTAGGGAGTCCCCCGCTAAATACCTAATAAGCGAGCTGATGAAGATGGGTCACAGAGTGAGAGTCTATGACCCTCTCGTGAGGGAATCTTTCGGGGCGAAATATTACGATAGGTTAGAAGAGGCCGTGAAGGATGTTGATGTGATAGTGATAGTGAGTGATCATAGCGAGTTCAAGGATATGGATCTCCTTAAAATAAGAGGATTGGCTGGTAGAGGTCCCGTATTACTCCTGGATGGAAGACTAATAATAGATAAGGAGAAGGCGGAAGCCTCAGGTTTCATCTACGCTTCTGTTGGTAATATATCATCCTTGAAGTTTACTAGGGGCGAGGCGATCGCCTTCAGAGAGGTTATTTCAAAAATTCCATTATAAATCCAGACATATGTGAAATTTTTATACCTTTGAGCCTTCCTCTTGTCTGCATGACTTCCATTATCATAGCATAGCATCCAACATCTTCTATTACTATATGGTTCGCCCCAAGCTCCTCAGCTAGAGATAGCACTCTCTGAACCCACTTGGAGAAAAGACCCCTATCGGTCCTGTAGATCAGTGTGAAACCACAATCGCAACAGAGCCATTCTGGAGTTTCAAGGATCTTCAAGTTATTGAAACTTCTTAGTACCTCTAGGAATGAACTATCGCTCCCGCACGATGGTATCGGCAATATAGTATCCTTCCCTCTCACTTTACCGATCCTCATCTTCTCAGATCGTATAGCGTCCAATACGTACGAGGATATTTTCATGAGACCGAGATCCGGGTAGACCCTCACTGTAAGCGGACATCCTGAGACAACACGCTTAGGACTGAGTTCCGAGATCACGCTCTCTAAATTCCTCTTCGCGTCATTAGCTAAGTCCTTCTCCCCTAGTATGTATAAGAGAGCGCCTGAGCAAGGCTCACCCGGTCCTATAGTCGTGATACTCCCGGAAATTCTCCCGAGGATCTTCATAGTATTCAAGGCAACTTCTATGGCCTTATGCATCCAACATCCAGCGAAGAACAGAATCTCAGAGTTCCTCGTCGGCTGGAAGTCTGGTGGTAACCAGCTACCCTTGATGAGCTCATCAGCGATAGGAGTGCCCACTTTCCTGAAGGAGTCCCTTATATCTACAGTGACCAAGGGGACGTATCCCATATCTATGAGAGAGTCCCTGGCCTTAACGAGGAGATCGAAGGGACGTAAGCCCACTGGACAATAATTGTTACAAATTCCACAGTTAGCACAAGCAAATATATGCCTAAGGATTCCTTCTGTTAGTTCTATTTTCCCCTTAGAGAGCATTGATAGAATTTTGATTCTCGATCTCATACCGGAGCTCTCTATCCGATCCAAGTTGAAGAGCGGGCAGGGTATATTGCACCCACCACAACTTATACATCTCGCGAAATCTGAAGAAAGACTTTCCTCAAATTCAACTTCCAAGAGATCACCTCATATCAGCTTCTCAGGGTTCATTATCCCATGAGGGTCTAGGACTCCCTTTACGGCCTTCATAATGCTTAAGTAACCCTCATCATAGTTCTCATCTAACTTGTAGATACCTACTCCTGTTCCGAACCCCAGGGATGCACCTAGAGAAGTGGCATTCTCTATCAGAGTGGATGTAGCTCTCTCAGTCCTCTCAACTTCCTTAGGATCCCTTGAGTTATAGAGGAATATCGCGATCACCCACCCCAAGGGAGGGTCTATCACTGTTATAGATGGTATCTTCATCCTGGAGCTCATTCTATCTATCTCTTGGACGAGATCCCTCACTGAATGTTGATATGATAACATACTAACTACTCGCACAGAGACTTTTTTCCTCTTACAGAGCTCATAGATCTTCTCCCTCCTCATCCAGATGCCCTCAACTTCCTTAGCTTCAACTTCACTGTACTCCAAAGCTGTCTCAGCGAGTACGCTCTCAACTCTCCCTTTCCACTTCTCAACACACTCACTAGTTCCAGCTATCTCTAAGAAGCCTATGGCCTCAACCCCGATGAACTCCCGTTCTTCTATCAACTCCTTGTAGTTATGGTAGACTTCGAACCCGTAGATATCGATACCCGCCTTCCTAATGGCGTCATATATTACTAGAGAATCCGAGACGTCATTCAGTTCCATGGAATACGAGATGCTAGACTCGGGTCTGTAACTGAGTCCTATTAGAGCTGAAGTTATGACTCCCAGAGTCCCCTCGGATCCTATTATCAAATCCATCACATTTCTCCTGCTCGGGGGACCAGGTTGCTCCAAAGATATTATTTGTCCTCCGGGTATGACGATCTCCAATCCCCTGACGTGATCCCTCATAGTCCCGTACCTCACTGAGAGAGGGGATGCGGCATCCTCAGCTATCATACCACCTATCGTTGAGAACCCAATACCATCCGGATTTATCGGCAAAAACATCCCATCTATCAATCTATTGACATCCCTTAACTTAACGCCCGCTTCCACTCTGATGAGGCCTCTGCTATCGTCCTTCTCGATTACTCTATTCATCCCCTGCATATCTAAGATGAACCCCCCTCTCACTGCGAGAGGTCCCCCTACGAGAGAGGTGCCGGACCCCCTAGGAGTCACGGGCACACCGTATTTGTCAGCTATCTCTAGCACTATGGAGACCTCCTCAACTTTCCTAGGCCTTATAATAGCATCTGGGATGTACTCAACTCCAGAGGAGTCATAAGAGTAAGCATACCTATCGACTTCTTCCCTGAGTATCTGATCTCCACCCAACTGAGAGGATAACTCTTCTAACGCCTTTTCGATATTATCCCCACTCATAACGTCTCAAGGACCCTCCAGTATGGAAATAGTAATAATCTTAATCCACGTAGGATCGAGAGGGATGTAGGTGCTCAAGTTGTGTCTGGCGGATCTTCATAGGGAGTTGAATGCGAAGTTTTTCGAATTCGCCGGATGGGAAATGCCAATGAGGTATACGAATTCATTAGAAGAAGCGATGTCCGTGAGAGAGAATTGTGGGATATTCGATGTCTCCCATATGGGTAGATTGATTATCGAGGGAGTTGATGCGCCCAAATTCCTTCAGAAGGCGACATCAAATAACGTTGATATCGAAATCGGCAGGAGCAGGTATACGCTCACTCTCAATGAGAGAGGCGGCATAAAGGACGATAACGTGACCTTTAGGTTATCAGACAATAAATATATTTTTGTAACAAATGCAGCAAATAGAATAAAAATATTAAACTGGTTTGATGAATTGTTAAAGAAATGGGATATGAGTGTCCAAGTCTATGATGCGACACTCGAGACTTTCATGTTCGCTATTCAGGGACCTAGAGCGAGAGAAGTTTTCCATAATGTCATCGGGACTTCATTAAAAATAAAAAAATTCAATCTAACTACTATGAGATGGAAGGGAAGCGAACTCGTTATTAGCAGGACTGGATACACCGGGGAGGACGGTTATGAGGTAATAATAGGTGATAGAGACCTAGCCTCAGAGTTATTCAAGTCCTTAGTAGAAGCAGGAGCTAAGCCATGTGGATTAGTCGCCAGAGATATTCTCAGGCTCGAAGCGGGACTTGTCCTCTATGGCAACGATATAGATGAGGATATTAATCCCATAGAGGCTAGGCTCGAGTTCGCTGTCGATCTCGGGAAGGACTTCGTGGGTAAAGGGGCGGTAATTGATGCGATCAATAAGGGTATTGAGAGAGTCAGAGTAGGTATAGTGAGCCACAGCAGGAGCGCCCCAAGGAGGGGTGAAGGTGTGTATGCGGGTGAGGAGAGGGTGGGGATCGTGACGAGTGGAACTTTCAGCCCGACTATAGAGAGGGGCGTAGGGATGGCATACATTAAGAAGGAGTACGCAGAGGTCGGTAGGGAACTCAGCGTGGGGGAGGAGAGGAAGCTGAAAGTGAGTGTTGAGAAGATGCCCTTCTATGATGAAAAGGTCTACGGTTGGAGGAGGCTCACTTCAGCTTCCCAAGAACAACGTGACTGACTGTCTTCGCCAATCTACGAGTCTCGACTATCCTAACGAAATCCCCCTCCTTAACTTCGATACACGGAGGTAAATGCGCATGTATCTTACTTCTCCTCCTCTCATACCTCTTATACTTCTTGTCGTAGTGCAAATATTCAATTAACACTGTGACAGCCCTAGTCATCTTAGTGCTTATGACTCTACCCTCGAGAGAGCTCCTCCTTAAGGATATGTTTCCGTGCCACGGGCACTTATCATCGTCGCAACTCCTCTCGGGTGGGATTATACCCTCTATAAGATCTTCTGAGATCTCCCTCATGCCTTCTTCACCCTCTCCTCAGGCCTACCTATTAGCCTATCACCCAACACTAACACAGAGCTACCATCATCGACCTTAAATAAAAATAATCTCCCACTCTTAGCGATAGTAGATCTCCTATTCCCTCCCTCGATTATTAAACAGTTCCTCGTCTCATATACTACTTTTCCCCTAATCCCCACTTCAGATAAATTTGGAGAA from Candidatus Korarchaeum sp. encodes:
- a CDS encoding 30S ribosomal protein S17, whose translation is MREISEDLIEGIIPPERSCDDDKCPWHGNISLRRSSLEGRVISTKMTRAVTVLIEYLHYDKKYKRYERRRSKIHAHLPPCIEVKEGDFVRIVETRRLAKTVSHVVLGKLK
- a CDS encoding ribonuclease P protein component 1, producing the protein MRASNILYHELIGLEVRVFSSPNLSEVGIRGKVVYETRNCLIIEGGNRRSTIAKSGRLFLFKVDDGSSVLVLGDRLIGRPEERVKKA